A single region of the Hyphomonas adhaerens MHS-3 genome encodes:
- a CDS encoding class I adenylate-forming enzyme family protein: MYQVSLTESYFPAHGGPEPAPRTIGDMLRASTARKPDQPALKALDYDGSIVRSWSYSELLFDVERLARALANRHEEGARVAVYANNVPEWVLLELACGLAGVILVTVNPAYQKRELKYVLEQSRSEAIYYVADFRGNPMQQIADEVCNEIPAIRHRILLTDRAALFDGEDKGELRNPGPRDPTQIQYTSGTTGFPKGALLHHNGLVTNGIEAMKRAGVNQGDVFVHHMPLFHTTGCAILALGGLGVGATMLLAPVFDPAMVVKVMERERTRFILGVPTMLVALIEEVETSGRDVSSTRRIMSGGSMVPPELCRKARKVLGAPIQIIYGQTETSPALTQAWYEDSEEDLTQTIGQPVPYTEISIRDPATSEVMPIGEQGEICARAYSVMLGYNDNPDATAATIDTDNWLHTGDLGRMDERGYVKITGRVKEMIIRGGENLFPAEIENALLEHEAISEIAIVGIPDEKWGEQVACFMRGNSKPRPDDAELKRFIRERLSPQKTPAYWIWVDGWPLTGSGKIQRFKLAEAFEEGAYTDQVE, encoded by the coding sequence ATGTACCAGGTTTCGCTGACGGAATCCTATTTTCCGGCTCACGGAGGCCCCGAACCGGCCCCACGTACAATCGGGGACATGCTGCGCGCCTCGACCGCCCGCAAGCCTGACCAGCCCGCCCTGAAAGCGCTGGACTATGACGGCAGCATCGTTCGCAGCTGGTCCTATTCCGAACTCCTGTTCGATGTGGAACGCCTCGCCCGGGCCCTCGCCAACCGCCATGAGGAAGGCGCCCGCGTCGCGGTCTACGCCAACAATGTGCCCGAATGGGTGCTGCTGGAACTGGCCTGCGGCCTCGCCGGCGTCATCCTCGTCACGGTGAACCCGGCCTATCAGAAGCGCGAACTGAAATACGTGCTCGAACAGTCCCGGTCCGAAGCAATCTATTATGTCGCCGATTTCCGGGGCAATCCGATGCAGCAGATCGCAGATGAAGTCTGCAACGAAATCCCGGCCATCCGCCACCGCATCCTGCTGACCGACCGCGCGGCCCTGTTCGACGGCGAAGACAAAGGCGAATTGCGCAATCCCGGCCCGCGCGACCCGACACAGATCCAGTACACGTCCGGCACGACCGGCTTTCCCAAGGGGGCCCTGCTCCACCACAACGGCCTCGTCACGAATGGGATCGAGGCCATGAAGCGCGCCGGTGTGAACCAGGGCGATGTCTTCGTGCACCATATGCCTCTCTTCCATACGACCGGCTGCGCCATTCTCGCACTGGGCGGCCTCGGTGTTGGCGCGACCATGCTGCTGGCACCGGTTTTCGATCCGGCCATGGTCGTGAAGGTCATGGAGCGCGAGCGGACCCGGTTCATTCTCGGCGTGCCGACCATGCTGGTCGCCCTGATCGAGGAAGTGGAGACATCCGGACGCGACGTTTCCTCCACCCGGCGGATCATGTCCGGCGGGTCGATGGTGCCACCGGAACTGTGCCGCAAGGCCCGTAAAGTGCTCGGTGCCCCGATCCAGATCATCTATGGCCAGACCGAAACCTCCCCTGCCCTGACACAGGCCTGGTATGAAGACAGCGAAGAAGATCTGACCCAAACCATCGGCCAGCCTGTGCCGTATACGGAAATCTCGATCCGCGACCCGGCCACCAGCGAGGTGATGCCCATCGGCGAACAGGGCGAGATCTGCGCCCGCGCCTATTCCGTCATGCTCGGCTACAATGACAATCCGGACGCAACCGCTGCCACCATCGACACCGACAACTGGCTGCACACCGGCGACCTCGGCCGCATGGATGAACGCGGCTATGTAAAGATCACCGGCCGGGTGAAAGAGATGATCATCCGCGGCGGCGAAAATCTGTTCCCGGCAGAGATCGAGAATGCCCTGCTGGAACACGAAGCGATTTCCGAAATCGCCATTGTCGGCATTCCGGACGAGAAATGGGGCGAACAGGTCGCCTGCTTCATGCGCGGCAATTCAAAGCCGCGCCCGGACGATGCGGAACTCAAACGCTTCATCCGCGAGCGCCTGTCACCGCAGAAGACACCCGCCTACTGGATCTGGGTCGACGGCTGGCCCCTCACCGGCTCCGGCAAGATCCAGCGCTTCAAACTCGCCGAAGCCTTCGAAGAAGGCGCCTACACCGATCAGGTGGAGTAG
- a CDS encoding TM2 domain-containing protein: MSLTTDDMILIEQRVANERKSAGAAYLLWFFLGFLSAHRFYLGKPISAILQILSYFILIGFVWWVLDFFLIPSIIEDDLDNKRARMAGYLRRHGHYAY; encoded by the coding sequence ATGAGCCTCACGACCGACGACATGATCCTGATCGAGCAACGCGTTGCCAATGAGCGCAAGAGCGCTGGCGCGGCTTACCTGCTCTGGTTTTTCCTCGGATTCCTGTCGGCCCATCGCTTCTATCTGGGCAAGCCGATCAGCGCGATCCTGCAGATCCTGTCCTATTTCATTCTCATCGGTTTCGTCTGGTGGGTCCTGGATTTCTTCCTGATCCCGTCGATCATCGAAGACGATCTCGACAACAAGCGCGCCCGCATGGCCGGATACCTGCGCCGCCACGGACATTACGCCTACTAG
- a CDS encoding 50S ribosomal protein L11 methyltransferase, protein MYQISARGARAPVEAAWDALAWADPSPAGAVDCKEDGRGVWRLDAFAETQDDADACVAIIAETSPELNARVEEVIERDWVTMSLEGLPPVSAGPFFVAGSHAIARHAPGKIAVLIEAGPAFGTGHHGTTLGCLLALDGVRRRRAIGKVLDLGTGSGVLAIAALKAGASMALGTDIDFDSVPVANENAKKNNVTGFTAMHVTGANHPRIRAAAPYDTVFANILMKPLIGLAPEIARLTAPGGTVILSGLLHHQAGQVRQAFEGHGILFERRIRKDGWSTLVMRQRD, encoded by the coding sequence ATGTACCAGATATCGGCAAGAGGCGCGCGGGCGCCGGTGGAAGCAGCATGGGATGCCCTGGCATGGGCAGACCCGTCGCCTGCAGGCGCAGTGGACTGCAAGGAAGACGGGCGGGGCGTCTGGCGCCTCGACGCCTTCGCGGAGACGCAGGACGACGCGGACGCCTGCGTCGCCATCATCGCGGAGACCAGCCCGGAGCTGAATGCGCGGGTGGAAGAAGTGATCGAGCGCGACTGGGTGACGATGTCACTTGAAGGCCTGCCGCCGGTCTCTGCGGGTCCGTTCTTCGTCGCCGGCAGTCATGCCATCGCCCGGCATGCACCGGGCAAGATCGCCGTCTTGATCGAGGCGGGCCCGGCCTTTGGCACGGGCCATCACGGCACGACGCTTGGCTGCCTGCTGGCGCTGGACGGGGTGCGCCGCCGCCGTGCCATCGGCAAGGTGCTGGACCTCGGCACGGGGTCGGGCGTGCTGGCGATCGCAGCCCTGAAGGCCGGGGCGAGCATGGCGCTCGGCACCGATATCGACTTCGACAGCGTGCCCGTGGCGAACGAGAACGCGAAAAAGAACAATGTGACGGGCTTTACCGCCATGCATGTGACGGGCGCGAACCATCCGCGTATCCGCGCGGCGGCGCCCTATGACACCGTGTTCGCCAACATCCTGATGAAGCCGCTGATCGGCCTCGCACCGGAGATCGCGCGTCTCACGGCGCCCGGCGGCACAGTTATCCTGTCAGGTCTGCTGCACCATCAGGCGGGCCAGGTGCGCCAGGCCTTTGAAGGCCATGGCATCCTGTTCGAGCGCCGTATCCGAAAGGATGGCTGGTCGACGCTGGTCATGCGCCAGCGGGACTGA
- a CDS encoding aminopeptidase P family protein, whose translation MRQTFDIKGGPQDGRAHLPLLRKALENMGLDGFYVPHDDEYQNEYLPDANERLAWVSGFTGSFGSAFVFTDKAVIFADGRYTIQAADQTAPELWDREAIPEPGAFGWLAKQDLRGKTVGYDPRLMSPNDVALLQAAAKKSGAMLVAVDENPIDTAWTDRPPQPMAEVAPYHVKYAGVAHDEKRADIGKALEEDGIDAAVLTSPSSLAWAFNIRGGDVMCTPLPLGRAILHKDGTADLFLDEAKVSPKLRKHLGNTVTVRPLSDIDEGLSELSGKTVSLDPDLASAWFFDTVEAAGGTIVRQRDPVALPRACKNEAEIKGTTAAHIRDGVALTRFLHWLDTEGQSGKVTEIEAAIRLENFRDEYDSLKDLSFPSISGAVEHGALPHYRVSEASDRTLELGSLYLIDSGGQYPDGTTDVTRTVPIGEPTADMIRHYTLVLKGHIALAIVRFPEGTTGTHLDVLARHALWQAGLDYQHGTGHGVGVYLGVHEGPHRIAKAWNAVPLMPGMIVSNEPGYYREGQYGIRIENLQYITPPAPIEGGEIDMLGFECLTFAPLARDLIDVKLLTKEERKYVNDYHKLVWKRLNRKLPDDAKAWLKEATKRI comes from the coding sequence ATGAGACAAACCTTCGATATCAAGGGCGGCCCCCAGGACGGGCGCGCGCACCTTCCGCTGCTCCGCAAGGCACTTGAAAACATGGGCCTCGACGGCTTTTACGTGCCTCACGACGACGAATACCAGAACGAGTACCTGCCGGACGCGAACGAGCGTCTGGCCTGGGTGTCGGGTTTTACCGGCTCGTTCGGGTCTGCGTTCGTCTTCACCGACAAGGCCGTGATCTTCGCCGATGGGCGCTACACCATTCAGGCGGCCGACCAGACGGCCCCGGAATTGTGGGACCGGGAAGCCATTCCGGAGCCGGGCGCGTTCGGCTGGCTGGCGAAGCAGGACTTGCGTGGCAAGACGGTCGGCTATGACCCGCGCCTGATGAGCCCCAATGATGTGGCGCTGCTGCAGGCCGCGGCGAAGAAATCCGGCGCCATGCTGGTCGCCGTGGACGAAAACCCGATCGACACAGCCTGGACGGACCGTCCGCCGCAGCCGATGGCGGAGGTCGCGCCTTATCACGTGAAATATGCCGGCGTTGCGCATGACGAAAAACGCGCAGACATCGGCAAGGCACTGGAAGAAGACGGCATTGATGCGGCCGTGCTGACCTCGCCGTCTTCGCTGGCCTGGGCATTCAACATCCGGGGCGGGGACGTGATGTGTACGCCGCTGCCGCTGGGCCGCGCCATCCTGCACAAGGACGGCACCGCAGACCTGTTCCTCGACGAGGCCAAGGTCTCGCCGAAACTGCGCAAGCATCTCGGCAATACGGTCACCGTCCGTCCTTTGTCTGACATCGACGAAGGGCTGAGCGAACTTTCCGGCAAGACCGTCAGTCTCGATCCGGACCTTGCTTCGGCCTGGTTCTTCGACACGGTAGAAGCCGCCGGCGGGACAATCGTGCGCCAGCGCGACCCTGTGGCCCTGCCGCGTGCCTGCAAGAACGAAGCGGAGATCAAGGGCACGACCGCTGCGCACATCCGCGACGGGGTGGCGCTGACGCGCTTCCTGCACTGGCTGGATACCGAAGGGCAGAGCGGGAAGGTGACCGAGATCGAAGCGGCGATCCGGCTGGAGAATTTCCGCGACGAATATGACTCGCTGAAGGATCTGTCTTTCCCGTCCATCTCCGGCGCCGTGGAGCATGGCGCGCTGCCGCACTACCGCGTGTCGGAAGCCTCCGACCGGACGCTGGAGCTCGGCTCGCTCTACCTGATCGATTCCGGTGGTCAGTATCCGGACGGGACGACGGATGTGACCCGCACCGTGCCGATCGGTGAGCCGACGGCGGACATGATCCGCCACTATACGCTCGTGCTGAAAGGTCATATCGCGCTGGCCATTGTGCGTTTCCCGGAGGGCACGACGGGCACGCATCTGGATGTGCTGGCGCGTCATGCGCTGTGGCAGGCCGGGCTCGATTACCAGCACGGCACGGGCCATGGCGTCGGCGTTTATCTCGGCGTGCATGAAGGCCCGCACCGGATCGCCAAGGCCTGGAACGCCGTGCCGCTGATGCCGGGCATGATCGTCTCGAACGAGCCCGGCTATTACCGGGAAGGGCAGTACGGCATCCGTATCGAGAATTTGCAATACATCACGCCGCCAGCGCCCATCGAAGGCGGCGAGATCGACATGCTCGGCTTTGAATGCCTGACCTTCGCCCCGCTTGCGCGTGACCTGATCGACGTGAAGCTGCTGACCAAGGAAGAGCGCAAATACGTCAACGACTATCACAAGCTCGTCTGGAAACGGCTGAACCGCAAACTGCCGGACGATGCGAAAGCCTGGCTGAAAGAGGCCACGAAGCGGATCTAG
- a CDS encoding helix-turn-helix transcriptional regulator, whose amino-acid sequence MQTTTPAPLRHARNELGRFLRSRREAIRPETLGLPEGGRRRTPGLRRDEVAELADISVDWYIRLEQGRPVTPSRQTVDAIARALRLDMVETAHLYALSGIALPQAASDEIVPSTVQRMIDRLAQPAYITNRLGDVLHWNLAADALFGFGDVGEADRNVFIGMFLRPASRKLFGTGWEAEAKRMLAEFRPVHDINAADPRFVKLTGRLQAESALFAKWWRQHGIKAGGAGRKTLYPPGGGRTKYEYVALQVIENPALKTIIYYAV is encoded by the coding sequence ATGCAAACGACGACGCCCGCCCCTCTGCGCCACGCCCGCAACGAACTTGGCCGGTTCCTCCGCTCCCGGCGCGAGGCGATCCGGCCGGAGACCCTTGGCCTGCCGGAAGGCGGACGGCGCCGCACGCCGGGGCTTCGCCGCGATGAGGTGGCCGAGCTCGCAGATATTTCTGTCGACTGGTACATCCGGCTGGAACAGGGGCGGCCGGTCACACCGTCCCGGCAGACCGTTGACGCGATTGCCCGGGCCTTGCGGCTCGACATGGTCGAGACGGCGCACCTTTACGCCCTGTCGGGTATCGCCCTGCCCCAGGCCGCTAGTGACGAAATTGTTCCGTCCACTGTGCAGCGCATGATCGACCGACTGGCCCAGCCAGCTTACATCACCAACAGGCTGGGCGATGTGCTGCACTGGAACCTTGCAGCCGATGCCTTGTTCGGGTTCGGCGATGTTGGGGAGGCAGACAGGAATGTCTTTATCGGCATGTTCCTCCGCCCCGCCTCACGCAAGCTGTTCGGGACGGGCTGGGAAGCCGAAGCAAAACGCATGCTGGCCGAATTCCGGCCCGTTCATGACATCAACGCCGCCGATCCCCGCTTTGTGAAGCTGACGGGCCGGCTTCAGGCAGAGAGCGCTTTGTTCGCAAAATGGTGGCGCCAGCATGGCATCAAGGCCGGGGGCGCCGGGCGCAAGACGCTCTACCCGCCAGGCGGCGGCAGGACGAAATACGAATATGTCGCCCTTCAGGTCATCGAAAACCCGGCCCTCAAGACCATTATCTATTATGCCGTCTAG
- a CDS encoding tautomerase family protein gives MPMIQVWMRSGKDKAYRAAVSESIHQAMMSVMNLPEDDYFQVTHELEKEENYIFDPNYFGMPRSPDFLMIRLSFNARPAAVKQRLFETIADNLVKSPGLRREDLGMSIIETNFENWWAHGRRVDKETGTDARMSGGD, from the coding sequence ATGCCAATGATTCAAGTCTGGATGCGTTCCGGGAAAGACAAGGCCTACAGGGCGGCTGTTTCGGAAAGCATCCATCAGGCGATGATGTCGGTCATGAACCTGCCGGAAGACGATTATTTCCAGGTCACGCACGAACTGGAAAAAGAAGAGAACTACATCTTTGACCCGAACTATTTCGGTATGCCGCGCAGCCCGGACTTCCTGATGATCCGGCTGTCATTCAATGCCCGGCCGGCCGCTGTGAAACAGCGCCTGTTCGAGACGATTGCGGACAATCTCGTGAAATCTCCCGGCCTCCGCCGCGAGGACCTCGGCATGAGTATCATCGAGACCAATTTCGAGAACTGGTGGGCCCATGGCCGCCGGGTGGACAAGGAGACGGGCACGGACGCGCGGATGAGTGGGGGCGACTAG
- a CDS encoding SDR family oxidoreductase, with amino-acid sequence MTTILITGANRGIGFDLARAALNKGWQVYGSVRTEAQAEQTAAELGSGFTPLVFDVTDRTAVSAAAASLDAPIDILINNAGTIGPPDADQTTLNMDFGGFARTLEINTLAPLAVAQAFLPHLRKSENGRILTVSSQMAWMGYAKSDRIAYRASKAAVNKVMQGLATDLAPEGISVCLIDPGWVRTDMGGPGATLSPDEVAKGIVAVADGLTLARTGRFIEWTGREREF; translated from the coding sequence ATGACGACCATACTGATCACCGGCGCCAATCGCGGCATTGGCTTTGATCTCGCCCGCGCAGCCCTGAACAAGGGCTGGCAGGTCTATGGCAGCGTGCGGACCGAAGCGCAGGCGGAGCAAACGGCGGCCGAACTGGGCTCCGGCTTCACGCCGCTCGTCTTCGACGTGACGGACCGGACGGCCGTGTCTGCCGCGGCCGCGTCGCTCGATGCGCCCATCGACATCCTGATCAACAATGCTGGCACGATCGGCCCGCCGGATGCCGACCAGACCACGCTGAACATGGATTTCGGCGGCTTTGCCAGGACATTGGAAATCAACACGCTCGCGCCGCTGGCCGTCGCACAGGCCTTCCTGCCTCATCTGCGTAAATCGGAGAACGGCCGTATCCTGACCGTTTCCAGCCAGATGGCATGGATGGGGTATGCGAAATCCGACCGGATCGCCTACCGCGCATCCAAAGCCGCTGTGAACAAGGTGATGCAGGGCCTTGCGACAGACCTCGCGCCGGAAGGTATTTCCGTCTGCCTGATCGATCCCGGCTGGGTCCGCACGGACATGGGCGGACCCGGCGCGACCCTCTCCCCGGACGAAGTCGCGAAAGGGATTGTTGCGGTCGCAGACGGGCTCACCCTTGCCCGCACGGGCCGGTTTATCGAGTGGACCGGGAGAGAGCGGGAGTTCTAG
- a CDS encoding SDR family NAD(P)-dependent oxidoreductase, with protein MIDYTGKVALITGGASGIGKALAMALSERGADVVVADIQEELAKEVAANLPRPGLAIPCDLSKPDASAPLLKEAFDWKGRLDLVCANAGIDRHKRMTKEDFGPETMRMFEVNMFAPFRVAQAYAAVLTGSDVRGRLMITGSENSLSLPHAVKRTHIGAYGATKHGVLIMAEWLREDLGGELMDVHVLMPGGVYTPLIASGIPDPAMIPPEFNVIMPEQCAEIALKGLDLGLFYIPTHAHIGDDIRPRFDGVQDALKQLGLT; from the coding sequence ATGATCGATTACACAGGCAAGGTGGCGCTGATCACCGGCGGGGCGTCCGGCATCGGCAAGGCGCTGGCGATGGCTCTCAGCGAACGCGGCGCGGATGTCGTGGTGGCAGACATCCAGGAAGAGCTCGCCAAAGAGGTCGCCGCAAACCTTCCCCGCCCCGGCCTTGCCATCCCCTGCGATCTGTCAAAACCGGACGCATCTGCCCCGCTCTTGAAAGAGGCGTTTGACTGGAAAGGCCGGTTGGATCTCGTCTGCGCCAATGCCGGTATCGACCGGCACAAGCGGATGACGAAAGAGGATTTCGGGCCGGAGACGATGCGCATGTTCGAAGTGAACATGTTCGCCCCCTTCCGCGTGGCGCAGGCCTATGCCGCCGTCCTGACAGGCTCGGACGTGCGGGGGCGGCTGATGATCACGGGGTCTGAAAATTCCCTCAGCCTGCCGCACGCCGTGAAGCGTACCCATATCGGCGCATACGGCGCGACCAAGCATGGTGTGCTGATCATGGCCGAATGGCTGCGCGAGGACCTTGGCGGCGAACTGATGGATGTGCACGTGCTGATGCCGGGCGGGGTCTACACGCCGCTGATCGCCAGCGGCATTCCCGACCCGGCCATGATCCCCCCCGAATTCAATGTCATCATGCCGGAGCAGTGCGCCGAAATCGCCCTGAAAGGCCTGGACCTCGGCCTGTTCTACATCCCCACCCATGCCCATATCGGAGACGACATCCGCCCCCGGTTCGATGGTGTGCAGGATGCGCTGAAGCAATTGGGCCTGACATAA
- a CDS encoding DNA repair protein RecN, translating into MILALSIRDFVLIDRLDIEPGNGFTALTGETGAGKSIILDALALTLGAAADRAFVRAGAAQASVAAEFAAVPGHPVWEVLAEHGFEAGPDETLTLKRIVRASGPARAFINDQPVSAALLAEAGETLVEIHGQHAASALLRPSAHRKMLDLFAGNEALLDACAAAHAARVEARETRERLEAETEEALRTREWLAGAVEELDTLAPQAGEAGSLTETRTRLMQSERVTEAITEAEEALADAEIETALSKASRAAERICRLPGFDGADHPMAHAARSAAEALERALIETGEAEAAIAALESLVEHDTSALESAEARLFALRAVARKHMVDPDMLPDVLETLQERLNLVEAGEDALIRARKAESVANAAWHDAAEKLTAARTAAAAQLEKAIAKELAPLKLGRAVIRVSVAPLGEDGGAHGADRVEFDAETNPGAGFGPLRKIASGGELARVSLALKCALAEAGSAGTLIFDEADQGVGGAVAAAIGERLIRLGRTRQVFAITHSPQVAAAARSQWLVEKGRSKSGGTRLRGLDESDRQEEIARMLSGAEITEEARAAAGRLLEDA; encoded by the coding sequence ATGATCCTTGCTTTGTCTATTCGTGATTTCGTCCTGATCGATCGTCTCGATATCGAGCCGGGCAACGGCTTTACCGCGCTGACCGGCGAGACCGGGGCCGGCAAGTCCATCATTCTCGATGCGCTCGCCTTGACGCTGGGTGCCGCCGCAGACCGGGCCTTTGTCCGCGCCGGGGCGGCGCAGGCAAGCGTCGCGGCGGAATTTGCTGCCGTGCCGGGCCATCCTGTCTGGGAGGTGCTGGCAGAGCACGGTTTCGAGGCTGGCCCGGATGAAACGCTGACCCTGAAACGTATCGTGCGGGCCAGCGGGCCCGCGCGGGCCTTTATCAACGACCAGCCGGTGAGCGCGGCCCTTCTGGCGGAGGCGGGCGAGACGCTGGTGGAGATCCACGGCCAGCATGCCGCCTCGGCGCTGTTGCGGCCGTCCGCCCATCGCAAGATGCTGGACCTGTTTGCAGGCAATGAGGCCCTGCTGGACGCGTGCGCGGCGGCCCATGCGGCGCGGGTCGAAGCGCGTGAGACACGGGAACGGCTGGAGGCTGAAACCGAGGAAGCCCTGCGCACGCGGGAATGGCTGGCCGGCGCGGTGGAGGAGCTCGACACGCTTGCCCCGCAGGCCGGGGAGGCGGGCAGCCTGACGGAAACCCGCACGCGGCTGATGCAGTCCGAGCGCGTCACAGAGGCCATCACCGAAGCGGAAGAGGCGCTCGCCGATGCCGAGATCGAGACGGCCCTGTCGAAAGCCTCCCGCGCGGCCGAGCGGATCTGCCGCCTGCCGGGCTTCGATGGCGCCGATCACCCGATGGCCCATGCCGCCCGCTCCGCCGCCGAAGCGCTGGAACGGGCCCTGATCGAAACGGGGGAGGCGGAAGCCGCCATCGCCGCACTCGAAAGCCTGGTCGAGCATGACACGAGCGCGCTGGAGTCCGCCGAAGCCCGCCTCTTTGCGCTCCGGGCGGTGGCCCGCAAGCATATGGTCGACCCCGACATGCTGCCGGACGTGCTGGAAACCCTGCAGGAACGGCTGAACCTGGTTGAAGCCGGCGAGGATGCCCTGATCCGCGCCCGGAAGGCCGAAAGCGTTGCCAATGCCGCCTGGCATGACGCGGCGGAGAAACTGACGGCCGCCCGGACCGCGGCGGCCGCGCAGCTCGAAAAGGCCATCGCCAAGGAACTCGCCCCATTGAAGCTCGGCCGCGCGGTGATCCGCGTGTCTGTTGCGCCGCTGGGCGAAGACGGCGGGGCCCATGGCGCCGACCGGGTGGAGTTCGATGCCGAGACCAATCCCGGCGCGGGCTTTGGGCCTTTGCGCAAGATCGCCTCGGGCGGCGAACTCGCCCGTGTCTCGCTGGCCCTGAAATGCGCCCTTGCCGAAGCGGGCAGCGCCGGCACGCTGATCTTCGACGAGGCCGACCAGGGTGTCGGCGGCGCCGTCGCGGCGGCGATTGGCGAACGGCTGATCCGGCTGGGGCGCACGCGGCAGGTCTTCGCCATCACGCACAGCCCGCAGGTCGCCGCGGCCGCGCGGTCGCAGTGGCTTGTGGAAAAGGGCAGGAGCAAGTCTGGTGGCACGCGCCTGCGCGGGCTAGATGAGTCGGACAGGCAGGAAGAAATTGCCCGCATGCTGTCCGGCGCCGAGATTACCGAAGAGGCACGGGCAGCGGCCGGGAGGCTGTTGGAGGATGCATGA